One segment of Arcanobacterium phocae DNA contains the following:
- a CDS encoding S9 family peptidase codes for MDNKMTQAPRLAKKPITRSFHGDDVVDNYEWIRGETPEVRAHIEAENAWADARTAHLSGLRETLVSEFASHTKEDDVSVPVRDGGYWYWRRTFAGKSYAATYRCLAVGEGSGAADIPDIDSVPVQLLYDGNVLAEGKDFFSIGLASVSPDGQMLALGVDTAGNEEFSVRISRIEDDSTVDESLVGVGYGLVWSHDSTRVFYTKNDEAWRSYQVWMHTVGGNTEDDVLLYQEDDELFWAGIDQSRDGEWLIVQSESKLTADVRLFSTRDPEKNFLVYPRHTGLHYTVEPAGDCLLIIHNKDNADFDVAVAPVGASTPDSWELIYQAQPGQRLSEVVAFQDFAVVNMRDAGSMQLRAFARSGEGTTADSWQVGVVIPTEDLASIGFYGNDVWQAREVGFSIESALTPETFQRWSLDSGAVVTVKRTEVPNYQRDDYVQYQEWVPASDGVLIPLTIVHRADVAKDGSHAGILYGYGSYEISMDPWFSPTLLSALDRGVVYAVAHVRGGGEMGRAWYDNGKMLTKRNTFTDFVSCARWLVDNGLVAQGRLAAEGGSAGGLLMGAITNLAPDVFRVVHAIVPFVDALNTILKPELPLTVGEWEEWGNPIESAEVYHYMKSYSPYENITAVEYPAILASTSVNDIRVSYIEPTKWIQALRDTVTNDPIERPIIQRTEMVAGHGGGSGRYKKWSERAAQLAFIFDQIGVK; via the coding sequence ATGGACAACAAGATGACGCAGGCGCCACGGTTGGCGAAGAAACCGATCACACGCTCATTCCACGGTGATGACGTGGTGGATAATTATGAGTGGATTCGCGGCGAAACGCCGGAGGTGCGGGCACATATCGAGGCGGAAAACGCATGGGCTGATGCGCGTACCGCACATTTGAGTGGTTTGCGGGAAACGTTGGTGAGTGAATTTGCTAGTCACACCAAGGAAGATGACGTCTCGGTGCCAGTGCGAGATGGCGGCTATTGGTATTGGCGGCGAACTTTTGCGGGAAAATCCTATGCAGCAACGTATCGGTGTCTGGCCGTAGGCGAGGGCAGTGGGGCCGCAGATATTCCCGATATTGATAGTGTTCCGGTTCAGCTTTTATATGACGGCAATGTGCTAGCTGAAGGCAAGGACTTCTTTAGCATTGGGCTAGCATCGGTTTCGCCTGATGGTCAGATGTTGGCGTTGGGCGTAGATACTGCCGGAAATGAAGAATTTAGTGTGCGGATTTCGCGCATCGAAGATGATTCTACCGTGGACGAATCGCTGGTCGGTGTGGGATACGGCTTAGTGTGGTCACATGATTCCACTCGGGTGTTCTACACCAAGAACGATGAAGCATGGCGGTCCTACCAGGTGTGGATGCACACCGTGGGCGGAAATACAGAAGATGATGTTCTGCTGTATCAGGAGGACGATGAACTGTTCTGGGCAGGCATAGATCAATCGCGTGACGGCGAGTGGCTCATTGTTCAGTCCGAATCCAAGCTCACTGCCGATGTCCGGTTGTTCTCCACCCGAGATCCGGAAAAGAATTTTCTTGTCTATCCGCGGCACACCGGGTTGCATTATACGGTTGAGCCGGCTGGAGATTGCTTGCTGATTATTCACAACAAAGACAACGCTGATTTCGATGTGGCGGTGGCCCCAGTTGGAGCTAGTACACCAGATTCGTGGGAGCTGATCTATCAGGCGCAACCGGGGCAGAGATTGAGTGAAGTCGTGGCATTCCAAGATTTCGCGGTTGTTAATATGCGTGATGCTGGCTCGATGCAGTTGCGGGCGTTTGCTCGTTCCGGGGAGGGCACTACTGCTGATTCTTGGCAGGTTGGCGTTGTTATTCCTACCGAGGATCTCGCGTCGATTGGGTTTTACGGCAATGACGTGTGGCAGGCGCGGGAAGTAGGATTCAGTATCGAATCGGCGCTCACCCCAGAAACCTTCCAGCGGTGGAGTTTAGACTCTGGTGCAGTGGTAACGGTGAAACGTACCGAGGTTCCCAACTATCAGCGTGATGACTATGTGCAATACCAAGAATGGGTGCCGGCATCGGATGGTGTGCTAATTCCGCTGACTATCGTACATCGCGCAGATGTCGCTAAAGATGGTTCTCATGCAGGAATCTTGTACGGTTATGGCTCGTATGAGATCTCCATGGATCCATGGTTTAGTCCGACTTTGTTATCGGCGCTAGATCGTGGTGTCGTCTATGCGGTTGCCCATGTTCGCGGTGGCGGTGAAATGGGGCGCGCCTGGTATGACAACGGCAAGATGCTCACCAAACGTAATACTTTCACTGACTTTGTTTCATGTGCTCGCTGGCTAGTTGATAATGGACTTGTTGCGCAGGGACGGTTGGCTGCAGAAGGCGGCTCAGCAGGTGGTCTGTTGATGGGAGCGATTACTAACTTGGCTCCGGACGTATTCCGTGTGGTTCACGCAATTGTGCCATTTGTTGATGCGCTCAACACTATTCTCAAGCCCGAATTGCCGCTGACTGTAGGGGAATGGGAAGAATGGGGAAACCCGATTGAGAGCGCCGAGGTATACCACTATATGAAGTCGTATTCGCCGTATGAAAATATTACGGCAGTTGAGTATCCGGCGATTTTGGCTTCTACCTCAGTAAACGATATTCGAGTCAGCTATATTGAACCGACCAAGTGGATCCAGGCCTTGCGTGATACTGTCACGAACGATCCGATTGAACGACCGATCATTCAGCGTACTGAAATGGTAGCTGGTCATGGTGGCGGCTCGGGGCGTTACAAGAAGTGGAGTGAACGGGCAGCTCAATTAGCCTTCATCTTTGACCAGATTGGTGTGAAATAA
- a CDS encoding ribonuclease H family protein, which yields MTFSHQPSLFSDFDDDAASPESPEVFRLPDGAEEHSFGKQVGRPSSSYNLVIATDGACSGNPGPGGWAFVDQTNGYAVSGGSHKTTNNIMELTAMLHALRYAGPDVKLLLRVDSKYVIDSMTKWAVGWRKRGWRKADGKPVLNRELIEEIVNLYEGRTGHTDVEWVRGHNGDPGNDMADRLAVEQTNKYR from the coding sequence ATGACTTTTTCACACCAGCCTTCGCTCTTTTCTGATTTCGACGACGACGCAGCTTCGCCTGAATCGCCGGAAGTTTTTCGACTCCCGGATGGGGCTGAGGAACATAGCTTTGGAAAACAGGTAGGGCGTCCGTCGTCGTCCTATAATCTGGTGATCGCGACTGACGGAGCGTGTTCGGGAAACCCCGGACCGGGCGGCTGGGCATTTGTGGACCAAACTAACGGATATGCGGTGTCGGGCGGATCCCACAAAACGACGAATAATATTATGGAGCTGACCGCGATGCTCCATGCGTTACGTTATGCCGGGCCGGATGTGAAGCTGCTGTTGCGTGTTGATTCAAAATACGTGATTGATTCGATGACTAAGTGGGCCGTGGGCTGGCGTAAACGTGGCTGGCGAAAAGCTGACGGCAAGCCGGTTTTAAACCGTGAGCTTATCGAAGAAATAGTAAACCTATATGAGGGGCGTACCGGGCACACAGACGTTGAATGGGTGCGTGGACACAATGGGGATCCGGGCAATGATATGGCAGATCGGCTCGCCGTCGAACAGACGAATAAATATCGGTAA
- a CDS encoding macro domain-containing protein: MILLSDYRKEIHLDEPFPEPKNDTRADYDLLMTALAGINEKHYTGTSSLAHLSTDEGLFRWLQAELAVRDPKPLDPISSRAINTLLFRQVGKHGRVEAENLRRVSDMLPDCDYGPAPHTVLYRGDMRQLVVDAVVNPAVPDLNGCPVPLHDCLDSTLHEQAGPWMRNDTNTVRELNGGKGLEPADAIITRGYRLPAKYVIHTTGPRVEDGNVTQKDRDVLFKAYWNCMELARAKGDIRSIAFPGISTGNGGFPLGEATQIALDAVERWTYQHDQVLDLVVFSLRTDADAEKVLKKMETWIED; this comes from the coding sequence ATGATTCTACTATCGGACTACCGTAAAGAAATTCATCTGGACGAACCGTTCCCAGAGCCAAAGAATGACACCCGAGCAGACTATGACCTCCTTATGACGGCCCTAGCCGGCATCAATGAAAAGCACTACACCGGAACGTCCTCATTAGCTCACCTTTCTACCGACGAAGGACTCTTCCGCTGGCTACAAGCCGAATTGGCAGTACGTGACCCTAAGCCACTCGATCCAATTTCGTCGCGCGCAATCAACACCTTGCTGTTCCGCCAAGTTGGCAAGCACGGCCGGGTGGAAGCAGAAAACCTACGCCGAGTATCCGATATGCTCCCTGACTGCGATTACGGCCCAGCGCCACACACTGTGCTCTACCGTGGTGATATGCGTCAACTCGTCGTAGACGCCGTCGTCAATCCCGCCGTACCAGACCTCAACGGATGCCCAGTCCCACTACACGACTGCCTCGATTCAACCTTGCACGAACAGGCCGGGCCATGGATGCGCAACGATACCAACACAGTTCGCGAACTTAACGGCGGAAAAGGCCTAGAACCAGCCGATGCAATCATCACTCGCGGCTACCGCCTTCCCGCAAAGTACGTCATTCACACCACCGGCCCCCGGGTCGAAGACGGAAACGTCACCCAAAAAGACCGTGACGTTCTCTTCAAGGCCTACTGGAATTGCATGGAATTGGCCCGCGCCAAGGGAGACATTCGCTCCATCGCTTTCCCAGGTATCTCCACCGGCAACGGCGGATTCCCACTCGGCGAAGCAACCCAAATCGCGTTGGACGCCGTTGAACGCTGGACCTACCAACATGACCAAGTCCTCGATCTGGTCGTGTTCTCGCTACGGACTGACGCGGATGCCGAAAAAGTTCTCAAAAAGATGGAAACTTGGATTGAGGACTGA
- a CDS encoding trimeric intracellular cation channel family protein, with protein sequence MDPESLFRLVDVLGVIANALIGSALARVLGYDLIGYLVLGTGTALGGGITRDVMLGVGFPVALTDPWYLGGAFAASILAYLFPFEGRWSQRMLSLADVLALGCWSATGASKGLSAGLDWIPSIFLGVVTATMGGLLRDVMVNRTPAIFGGSPLYATFSVIAATQMVFFQYSGMYHAGMGSAIVLCAVFGLLARRFNWQLPRNAYDLRQYSARLRQLRLRPRHMRDDVTSSHHSTESDIATEANTKGVAQAGREYRHKIRHTKPDEAGNVPRHLREE encoded by the coding sequence ATGGATCCGGAAAGCCTGTTCCGCCTAGTCGACGTACTCGGTGTTATCGCAAATGCGCTGATTGGGTCTGCCCTCGCACGAGTTTTGGGTTATGACCTAATTGGCTATCTAGTTCTTGGTACTGGAACAGCCCTCGGTGGTGGTATTACTCGTGATGTGATGCTCGGGGTTGGGTTCCCAGTGGCGTTAACGGATCCGTGGTATCTAGGTGGTGCTTTTGCGGCATCAATTTTGGCTTACCTTTTTCCGTTTGAAGGACGATGGTCGCAGCGGATGCTTTCTTTGGCAGACGTTTTAGCATTGGGTTGCTGGTCAGCAACCGGAGCTTCTAAGGGGTTGAGCGCCGGTTTAGATTGGATACCATCGATCTTCCTCGGCGTTGTCACCGCTACGATGGGCGGTCTCTTGCGTGACGTCATGGTGAACAGAACACCCGCAATTTTCGGTGGCAGCCCGTTATATGCAACGTTTTCAGTAATAGCCGCGACCCAGATGGTATTTTTCCAATATAGCGGTATGTATCATGCGGGGATGGGATCGGCGATTGTGCTATGTGCAGTATTCGGTTTGCTGGCACGCCGGTTTAATTGGCAACTGCCTCGCAATGCTTACGATTTACGGCAGTATTCGGCGCGATTGCGCCAGTTACGGTTGCGGCCACGTCATATGCGCGATGATGTTACATCGTCACATCACAGCACAGAAAGCGATATTGCAACCGAAGCCAATACTAAAGGCGTAGCCCAAGCCGGACGCGAATATCGGCATAAGATTCGGCATACCAAGCCTGACGAGGCTGGCAATGTCCCACGCCATTTACGTGAAGAGTGA
- a CDS encoding FhaA domain-containing protein codes for MGALDKFEKSVENAVENVFSRAFKSDVKPIELSSAVKRAMDDRAAEVSRDRIVSPNEFVLTLSSRDFEKIKEWGEDSLREELVRVAARYASEQAYVFLGPITIEFTTSATQPRGKIDVTCATRRGPVAPATIADASPQNPIIDVDGERYILTGAITVIGRGSVADIQLDDDGVSRKHLELRVTPNGVIATDLNSTNGSFVEGHRITAATLVDGNTITIGRTRIMFWTSPEPL; via the coding sequence ATGGGTGCGTTAGATAAGTTCGAAAAGAGCGTGGAGAACGCCGTTGAGAACGTTTTTTCGCGCGCGTTTAAGTCAGATGTGAAGCCAATTGAGCTATCATCCGCAGTTAAGCGGGCAATGGATGATCGGGCCGCGGAAGTCTCCCGTGATCGAATTGTCTCTCCCAATGAATTTGTCCTGACCTTGTCTTCTCGTGACTTTGAAAAAATTAAAGAATGGGGCGAAGATTCACTGCGCGAAGAGCTAGTGCGAGTCGCTGCGCGTTATGCAAGCGAACAAGCATACGTTTTCCTCGGACCCATCACGATTGAGTTCACAACTTCGGCGACCCAGCCACGCGGCAAGATTGACGTCACCTGCGCAACTCGGCGCGGCCCCGTTGCGCCCGCCACGATTGCAGACGCTTCACCACAAAACCCGATTATTGACGTCGACGGCGAACGGTACATCCTCACCGGCGCAATCACCGTTATTGGCCGTGGCTCTGTTGCCGACATCCAACTTGACGACGACGGCGTATCACGTAAGCATCTGGAACTGCGGGTTACCCCAAACGGTGTTATTGCTACCGATCTCAATAGTACTAACGGCAGTTTTGTGGAAGGCCACCGGATTACCGCGGCAACGTTAGTCGACGGCAATACGATCACGATCGGCCGAACCCGCATCATGTTTTGGACGTCTCCGGAGCCGCTATGA
- a CDS encoding FHA domain-containing protein FhaB/FipA, producing MSALVVTLLRFSFLAAIWLLIIFMLVTIRNDIFGTKIRERRHKAPAARTQRVEASSAPRHLVVVRGPLTGTAIPLGTSAITVGRSPDCALVLDDGYASSRHARFYAEGEDWIIEDLNSTNGTWVGTQKIVSPVRLDIGTPVVIGKTTMELR from the coding sequence ATGAGTGCATTAGTTGTCACCCTGTTACGTTTTAGCTTCTTAGCTGCAATCTGGTTGCTCATTATTTTCATGCTCGTGACCATTCGCAACGATATTTTCGGAACGAAAATTCGGGAGCGACGCCACAAAGCACCGGCAGCTCGTACGCAACGGGTGGAGGCGTCGTCGGCGCCACGTCATCTGGTGGTTGTGCGTGGACCGCTCACAGGAACCGCAATACCGTTGGGAACATCCGCTATCACGGTGGGTCGCTCGCCAGACTGCGCACTCGTGCTTGATGACGGCTATGCGTCGTCTCGTCATGCTCGTTTCTATGCCGAGGGCGAGGATTGGATTATCGAAGATCTAAATTCTACAAACGGTACCTGGGTTGGAACACAGAAAATTGTCTCACCCGTTCGGCTAGATATTGGCACACCGGTGGTGATCGGTAAAACAACGATGGAGCTGCGATAA
- a CDS encoding PP2C family protein-serine/threonine phosphatase, with product MIRFDYAAVSDVGLVRKSNQDAGYASSHLLVLADGMGGAAGGDVASSVVVGNMAHIDDSHQAEDLIALLKAQLNKSQHELLELVTEIPQLSGLGTTCTAILRTANKLGMVHVGDSRAYLLRNNKLTQITRDHTLVQYLVDHGEITPEEALNHPKRHVIMRNVGASEDPVDIDASIREALPGDRWLLSSDGLFGVVSDETIELTLQSYANLDECGERLIDLALAAGAPDNVTIVLADVVNDPGTGSSYDRGPIIVGSAAVDRKKPTRAGSSAAGQLAALTASARPAENNDDDDDAKPPRRWIARFVAFLASLVIIAGGLTGGYMWTQSRYYVSVDHGKVAIFKGIPQNIGPIELSSVYEQTGIKVTSLTPVAQQRLDLPITRGSLAEAHKVVKDLAAQKLTSSGDSR from the coding sequence ATGATTCGTTTTGATTATGCAGCAGTGAGCGATGTTGGTTTGGTTCGTAAATCCAACCAAGACGCTGGTTACGCTTCGTCGCATCTATTAGTCTTAGCAGACGGAATGGGCGGTGCCGCTGGTGGCGATGTGGCTTCGTCGGTGGTTGTCGGCAACATGGCACATATCGATGATTCTCACCAAGCCGAAGATCTCATCGCACTTTTGAAGGCCCAGCTCAACAAATCACAGCACGAATTACTCGAGCTCGTCACCGAGATACCGCAACTTTCTGGACTGGGCACAACATGTACCGCTATATTGCGTACAGCTAACAAGCTCGGCATGGTTCATGTGGGAGACTCACGCGCCTATCTGCTACGCAACAACAAACTAACGCAGATCACCCGCGATCACACTCTTGTCCAGTACTTAGTAGACCACGGCGAGATAACTCCTGAAGAAGCACTCAACCATCCGAAACGCCATGTCATCATGCGCAACGTTGGGGCCAGTGAAGATCCCGTTGATATTGATGCCTCAATACGTGAGGCACTACCTGGCGATCGTTGGCTACTCTCTTCTGACGGTTTGTTCGGAGTAGTATCAGATGAAACTATTGAACTTACGTTGCAGTCCTACGCGAACTTGGACGAATGTGGCGAACGTCTGATCGACCTAGCGCTTGCAGCCGGAGCACCAGACAACGTGACCATTGTTTTAGCAGACGTGGTGAACGATCCAGGCACCGGCTCCTCTTATGATCGAGGCCCAATTATTGTTGGTTCGGCAGCAGTTGACCGCAAGAAACCTACCCGAGCCGGTTCATCAGCAGCGGGACAGCTAGCAGCCTTGACCGCGAGCGCACGCCCTGCCGAAAACAATGACGATGACGATGATGCCAAACCACCACGGCGCTGGATTGCTCGGTTCGTCGCATTTCTTGCTTCGCTCGTCATCATTGCCGGAGGTTTAACTGGTGGCTACATGTGGACCCAGAGCCGTTATTACGTCTCAGTTGACCACGGAAAAGTAGCAATATTCAAGGGAATCCCACAGAATATTGGGCCGATAGAGTTATCAAGCGTCTATGAGCAAACAGGCATTAAGGTCACTAGCTTAACCCCGGTGGCACAGCAACGTTTAGATCTACCGATCACCCGCGGTTCGCTCGCCGAAGCTCATAAGGTTGTCAAAGATCTTGCTGCTCAAAAACTCACTTCTTCAGGTGATTCTCGATGA